A genomic window from Acinetobacter chinensis includes:
- a CDS encoding DUF3465 domain-containing protein gives MANKTHLGIGATIALLVAAYFGIDLNQPTDQSEQHSSQDSRTETKQLEQVQTEQRTEQQNKKDQDQQTQHQYQQNSSQNRHGSQVIQQSFQRKLSNVQVQSAGTVKAVLRDDNEGSRHQKFILKLDNGLTVLVAHNIDLAPRIENLKKGDTVEFFGEYEYSHQGGVIHWTHHDPQKRHEDGWLKHNGLTYQ, from the coding sequence ATGGCAAATAAAACACATCTGGGTATTGGTGCAACGATTGCACTGCTGGTGGCTGCTTATTTCGGTATTGATCTGAATCAGCCGACAGATCAGTCAGAACAGCATTCATCGCAGGACAGTCGTACTGAGACGAAGCAGCTGGAACAGGTGCAGACTGAACAACGAACAGAGCAGCAGAATAAAAAAGATCAGGATCAGCAAACACAGCATCAGTATCAACAGAACAGCAGTCAGAACCGTCATGGCTCACAGGTCATTCAACAGTCTTTTCAGCGAAAACTCAGCAATGTACAGGTGCAGTCGGCAGGAACGGTCAAAGCTGTTTTACGCGATGATAATGAAGGTTCAAGGCATCAGAAGTTTATTTTAAAACTGGATAATGGCTTAACTGTGCTGGTTGCACATAATATTGATCTGGCCCCGCGTATTGAAAACTTAAAGAAAGGCGATACAGTCGAATTTTTTGGTGAATATGAATACAGTCATCAGGGTGGGGTGATTCACTGGACGCATCATGATCCTCAGAAGCGTCATGAAGATGGCTGGCTGAAGCATAATGGCCTGACCTATCAGTAA